The Pukyongia salina genome segment TGAAGGATAAAGAACAAATGAGGAAATACTGGAACAATACCTTGAATGCACGAGGTGAGACCATCTTCGAGAAGCCGTCTTTTAGGGATTCGGCTAAAAACAACAGATGTCTAATTTATATAGACGGCTTTTACGAACACCATCACTATAAAGGAAAGACATATCCCTTTTTTATTCATCATAAAACTGAAAAACCCCTAGCACTGGCCGGATTGTGGAATGAATGGGTGGATAAGGAGTCCGGTGAAGTACTGAACACCTTTACCATTGTCACCACTGAAGGAAATAATATGATGGGCAAAATACATAATAACCCAAAATTAAAAGGGCCAAGAATGCCCCTCATCCTTCCCGAAGAAATGGAAGAAAAATGGCTGGTGGAAATAAAGGACGAATTGGATGTAAAATCTGTGCAGGCGGTAATTGAATCCTACCCTGAAAACGAGCTTGAAGCATATACCGTACATCGACTTAGAGGGAAGGAATATTTAGGCAATGTAGAAGAAACGGCTAAAGAATTCCATTATGAAGAACTGGAATTCTAAGTACACTTTACGGAAGAAAGATCGATTTTAAACAAAAACGCCCACAGTTTCCTGAGGGCGTTCTTTCGTTTACCAACAATGTATTTCTTACAAAGAAGCGACGTGCTTAGTAAGCTGTGACTTAAGGTTAGCTGCTTTATTATCATGAATGATATTCTTCTTAGCTAACTTATCGATCATAGACACCACCTCAGGTAGCATTTTCTCAGCCTCTTTCTTCTTTGTCAATTCCTTCAGCTTCTTCATAGCATTACGTGCCGTCTTATGCTGATAACGGTTGCGTAAACGCTTTGTTTCGCTGTTTCTGATTCTTTTTAATGCTGACTTATGGTTCGCCATCTTCTTGTTATTAAATTTGTAGCCCGTAGGGGAATCGAACCCCTGTTACCAGGATGAAAACCTGGCGTCCTAACCCCTAGACGAACGGGCCGTTAGTTTCATTTGCGGATGCAAAAATACAACTATTTTTGAATGCGGCAAGTCTTCCCAATATTTTTTTAGGAATTTAATACGCCCTGGCAAATAAGACCCTTCGTGACGACGGTTTACCAGTAACCATGCAGCTTCCCGGTTGCGTATTATCGTCTAAAGGAAT includes the following:
- a CDS encoding SOS response-associated peptidase, encoding MCYDIKASLEAQLSKAKRRGDEHAMEEIRRKLIPYTDLPIHHASGFSHPKLLIYPDRSPDYPEIATWGLVPHWVKDKEQMRKYWNNTLNARGETIFEKPSFRDSAKNNRCLIYIDGFYEHHHYKGKTYPFFIHHKTEKPLALAGLWNEWVDKESGEVLNTFTIVTTEGNNMMGKIHNNPKLKGPRMPLILPEEMEEKWLVEIKDELDVKSVQAVIESYPENELEAYTVHRLRGKEYLGNVEETAKEFHYEELEF
- the rpsT gene encoding 30S ribosomal protein S20 — translated: MANHKSALKRIRNSETKRLRNRYQHKTARNAMKKLKELTKKKEAEKMLPEVVSMIDKLAKKNIIHDNKAANLKSQLTKHVASL